One segment of Solanum stenotomum isolate F172 chromosome 1, ASM1918654v1, whole genome shotgun sequence DNA contains the following:
- the LOC125853556 gene encoding uncharacterized protein LOC125853556 produces the protein MEKAEEELERRSKFLNSLILRKKSVEEKQQNEDLNVRVRASDMPFSLQNHAFKCARDNLDATMACGKLDSKRLALVLKKEFDSTYGPAWHCIVGTSFGSYVTHSIGGFLYFSIDKVYVLLFRTAVEPLNH, from the exons ATGGAGAAAGCAGAGGAAGAGTTAGAGAGAAGGAGCAAGTTCTTGAATAGTTTGATTTTGAGGAAGAAATCAGTTGAGGAAAAACAGCAAAATGAGGATTTGAATGTTCGTGTGAGAGCTTCAGATATGCCATTTTCTCTGCAAAATCATGCCTTTAAGTGTGCAAGAGACAATCTTGATGCTACTATGGCTTGTGGGAAGCTGGACAGTAAACGACTTGCTCTGGTTCTTAAAAAG GAATTTGACTCAACATATGGACCAGCTTGGCATTGTATTGTGGGAACTAGCTTTGGTTCATATGTGACACATTCCATAGGAGGTTTTTTGTACTTCTCAATTGATAAGGTTTATGTTCTTTTATTTAGGACTGCTGTTGAACCTTTAAATCATTGA
- the LOC125853554 gene encoding F-box protein SKIP28 isoform X2, whose translation MTQISSQLSLPHEAMFLILPYLPLFELLSMSQVCKSFRDALKHDILPWLNIIVEKPINTRFSDEFLVKIMSKAKGRLNVVSLRNCFKITDEGLLQVIASNPLINKLYLQGCTSLTIEGVIGAVKLLTKPNHKLKNLAISGIYNVKIEDFQTLCHLMEINQMQMKQIKKNYYHMRRELYTFKQESQPSIDVDICPKCGEIREVFDCPRDSCKKRMQQQQRQLLECRSIWTTYLVNSTSIKWTILNKSK comes from the exons ATGACACAAATTTCTTCACAATTAAGTCTACCACATGAAGCTATGTTCTTGATCTTGCCTTATCTCCCTTTATTTGAACTTTTATCAATGAGTCAAGTTTGCAAGTCATTTAGAGATGCTCTAAAACATGATATACTTCCATGGTTGAATATCATCGTCGAAAAACCGATAAATACTCGATTTTctgatgaatttttggtgaaaatAATGTCTAAGGCAAAGGGTAGATTGAATGTTGTTTCTCTGAGAAATTGCTTTAAGATAACAGATGAAGGGCTTTTACAAGTTATTGCTAGTAATCCTCTTATCAACAAG ctATATTTACAAGGGTGCACTAGCTTAACCATTGAGGGAGTCATTGGTGCAGTAAAATTACTCACCAAGCCAAACCATAAGCTAAAAAACTTAGCTATTTCTGGCATCTACAATGTGAAAATAGAAGATTTTCAAACACTTTGTCATCTAATGGAAATAAATCAAATGCAAATGAAGCAAATAAAGAAGAATTACTATCACATGAGACGCGAATTATACACGTTTAAACAAGAATCTCAGCCTTCAATCGACGTAGATATATGTCCGAAATGTGGTGAAATAAGAGAAGTTTTTGATTGTCCAAGAGATTCTTGTAAGAAGAgaatgcaacaacaacaaaggcAACTTCTTGAGTGCAG GTCAATTTGGACGACATATTTAGTCAACTCGACCAGTATTAAATGGACTATACTGAACAAGTCAAAATAA
- the LOC125853553 gene encoding protein TIFY 6B-like isoform X1: MERDFMGLNIKDSLVVVKEEHVESSKDSGFRWPMSSKVGVPHFMSLNSAQDENTFKALSATDGVDAGLKRQSGELQNVHAMHLPYDVKMLPFNMNNPSYKTHFGGSGQMKQVLGGIPVTAPHSMLPSCGSVAGTTEPWFNSKSSAAPAQLTIFYGGTVNVFDDISPEKAQAIMFLAGHGCAPPNVVQPRFQLQASASKPAAADGVCVNQTPNMLPASGLSSPMSVSSHPIGQSDGSSGNKDDMKMSKTANSSVTPLVKLDTSKIVTSLGPVGATTIMTAAVPQARKASLARFLEKRKERVMNLAPYGLSKKSPECFTPESNGVGFSATSSPLLAGKET, encoded by the exons ATGGAGAGGGACTTTATGGGATTGAATATTAAAGATTCTTTAGTTGTAGTCAAGGAAGAACATGTTGAAAGCTCTAAAGACTCTG GGTTTCGCTGGCCAATGTCGAGTAAGGTTGGTGTACCTCATTTCATGTCCTTGAACTCTGCTCAAGATGAAAACACCTTCAAAGCTCTATCTGCCACAGATGGAGTCGATGCTGGTCTCAAACGTCAGTCTGGTGAACTCCAG AATGTGCATGCAATGCATCTTCCGTATGATGTTAAGATGCTTCCATTTAACATGAACAATCCCTCCTACAAGACTCATTTTGGTGGTTCTGGCCAGATGAAGCAAGTTCTTGGTGGAATTCCTGTTACAGCTCCTCATTCAATGCTTCCATCGTGTGGCTCTGTGGCTGGGACAACCGAACCTTG GTTTAATTCCAAAAGTTCTGCAGCACCTGCTCAACTGACCATCTTCTATGGTGGGACGGTCAATGTCTTTGATGATATCTCCCCTGAGAAG GCACAGGCTATTATGTTTTTGGCTGGACATGGCTGCGCTCCACCTAATGTGGTGCAACCAAGGTTTCAACTTCAGGCATCTGCATCGAAACCTGCTGCTGCAGATGGTGTTTGTGTGAACCAAACCCCAAACATGCTGCCTGCCTCGGGTCTTTCTAGCCCTATGTCCGTTTCTTCCCATCCTATTGGTCAATCTGATGGCAGTTCTGGAAACAAAGATGACATGAAGATGTCTAAAACTGCAAACAGTTCAGTGACTCCCCTTGTCAAATTGGACACTTCAAAGATTGTGACATCACTAGGACCTGTTGGGGCGACTACCATAATGACAGCAG CGGTTCCACAAGCTAGGAAAGCATCTCTGGCTCGTTTTCTGGAGAAGCGTAAGGAAAG GGTGATGAACTTAGCACCATATGGCCTCAGCAAGAAATCGCCTGAGTGCTTCACCCCCGAGTCTAATGGAGTTGGTTTCTCTGCGACTTCCAGTCCTCTGTTAGCCGGTAAGGAGACCTAG
- the LOC125853554 gene encoding F-box protein SKIP28 isoform X1, with the protein MTQISSQLSLPHEAMFLILPYLPLFELLSMSQVCKSFRDALKHDILPWLNIIVEKPINTRFSDEFLVKIMSKAKGRLNVVSLRNCFKITDEGLLQVIASNPLINKLYLQGCTSLTIEGVIGAVKLLTKPNHKLKNLAISGIYNVKIEDFQTLCHLMEINQMQMKQIKKNYYHMRRELYTFKQESQPSIDVDICPKCGEIREVFDCPRDSCKKRMQQQQRQLLECRGCFLCVPRCEECGVCTKDEELGEAACVDILCLNCWLHLPKCNFCNKAYCNQHAYQQHVGSSLGFLCSECSFQSTQSSH; encoded by the exons ATGACACAAATTTCTTCACAATTAAGTCTACCACATGAAGCTATGTTCTTGATCTTGCCTTATCTCCCTTTATTTGAACTTTTATCAATGAGTCAAGTTTGCAAGTCATTTAGAGATGCTCTAAAACATGATATACTTCCATGGTTGAATATCATCGTCGAAAAACCGATAAATACTCGATTTTctgatgaatttttggtgaaaatAATGTCTAAGGCAAAGGGTAGATTGAATGTTGTTTCTCTGAGAAATTGCTTTAAGATAACAGATGAAGGGCTTTTACAAGTTATTGCTAGTAATCCTCTTATCAACAAG ctATATTTACAAGGGTGCACTAGCTTAACCATTGAGGGAGTCATTGGTGCAGTAAAATTACTCACCAAGCCAAACCATAAGCTAAAAAACTTAGCTATTTCTGGCATCTACAATGTGAAAATAGAAGATTTTCAAACACTTTGTCATCTAATGGAAATAAATCAAATGCAAATGAAGCAAATAAAGAAGAATTACTATCACATGAGACGCGAATTATACACGTTTAAACAAGAATCTCAGCCTTCAATCGACGTAGATATATGTCCGAAATGTGGTGAAATAAGAGAAGTTTTTGATTGTCCAAGAGATTCTTGTAAGAAGAgaatgcaacaacaacaaaggcAACTTCTTGAGTGCAG GGGTTGCTTCCTTTGTGTCCCAAGATGTGAGGAGTGTGGTGTATGCACCAAAGATGAAGAATTAGGTGAAGCAGCTTGTGTAGACATATTGTGCTTAAATTGTTGGCTTCATCTTCCAAAATGTAATTTTTGTAACAAGGCATATTGCAACCAACATGCTTACCAACAACATGTTGGCTCTTCTTTAGGGTTCTTGTGTAGTGAGTGTAgttttcaatcaacacaaagTTCACATTAG
- the LOC125853553 gene encoding protein TIFY 6B-like isoform X2 — protein MERDFMGLNIKDSLVVVKEEHVESSKDSGFRWPMSSKVGVPHFMSLNSAQDENTFKALSATDGVDAGLKRQSGELQMKQVLGGIPVTAPHSMLPSCGSVAGTTEPWFNSKSSAAPAQLTIFYGGTVNVFDDISPEKAQAIMFLAGHGCAPPNVVQPRFQLQASASKPAAADGVCVNQTPNMLPASGLSSPMSVSSHPIGQSDGSSGNKDDMKMSKTANSSVTPLVKLDTSKIVTSLGPVGATTIMTAAVPQARKASLARFLEKRKERVMNLAPYGLSKKSPECFTPESNGVGFSATSSPLLAGKET, from the exons ATGGAGAGGGACTTTATGGGATTGAATATTAAAGATTCTTTAGTTGTAGTCAAGGAAGAACATGTTGAAAGCTCTAAAGACTCTG GGTTTCGCTGGCCAATGTCGAGTAAGGTTGGTGTACCTCATTTCATGTCCTTGAACTCTGCTCAAGATGAAAACACCTTCAAAGCTCTATCTGCCACAGATGGAGTCGATGCTGGTCTCAAACGTCAGTCTGGTGAACTCCAG ATGAAGCAAGTTCTTGGTGGAATTCCTGTTACAGCTCCTCATTCAATGCTTCCATCGTGTGGCTCTGTGGCTGGGACAACCGAACCTTG GTTTAATTCCAAAAGTTCTGCAGCACCTGCTCAACTGACCATCTTCTATGGTGGGACGGTCAATGTCTTTGATGATATCTCCCCTGAGAAG GCACAGGCTATTATGTTTTTGGCTGGACATGGCTGCGCTCCACCTAATGTGGTGCAACCAAGGTTTCAACTTCAGGCATCTGCATCGAAACCTGCTGCTGCAGATGGTGTTTGTGTGAACCAAACCCCAAACATGCTGCCTGCCTCGGGTCTTTCTAGCCCTATGTCCGTTTCTTCCCATCCTATTGGTCAATCTGATGGCAGTTCTGGAAACAAAGATGACATGAAGATGTCTAAAACTGCAAACAGTTCAGTGACTCCCCTTGTCAAATTGGACACTTCAAAGATTGTGACATCACTAGGACCTGTTGGGGCGACTACCATAATGACAGCAG CGGTTCCACAAGCTAGGAAAGCATCTCTGGCTCGTTTTCTGGAGAAGCGTAAGGAAAG GGTGATGAACTTAGCACCATATGGCCTCAGCAAGAAATCGCCTGAGTGCTTCACCCCCGAGTCTAATGGAGTTGGTTTCTCTGCGACTTCCAGTCCTCTGTTAGCCGGTAAGGAGACCTAG